In Allomuricauda ruestringensis DSM 13258, the following proteins share a genomic window:
- a CDS encoding TetR/AcrR family transcriptional regulator — MTKKAEKTTAYIIETVAPIFNKHGYIGTSMSDLTEATGLTKGAIYGNFENKEALALSAFEHNRNVLLETIDNKLEIGVKAFDKLFCLLSFYKQYDMFTLPLGGCPILNVGVDAQANNKLLSAAVKETVKEIEGKIALVLENGANKEEIRLPVPPLQFAKQLFTMIQGAVAMSTITQDRKYLVNTITYLEYLVKQELKKKANLDF, encoded by the coding sequence ATGACCAAGAAAGCAGAAAAAACCACCGCTTACATTATTGAGACCGTGGCCCCCATTTTTAACAAGCACGGCTATATTGGTACAAGTATGAGCGACCTTACCGAGGCCACAGGCCTTACCAAAGGTGCGATTTACGGGAATTTTGAAAATAAAGAAGCCTTGGCCCTTTCGGCATTTGAGCACAATCGAAACGTATTGCTTGAAACCATTGATAACAAGCTGGAAATCGGTGTAAAAGCATTTGATAAATTGTTTTGCTTATTGAGTTTTTACAAACAATACGATATGTTTACACTTCCCTTGGGTGGATGCCCCATATTAAATGTTGGGGTAGATGCGCAAGCCAACAATAAACTTCTATCGGCAGCCGTAAAGGAAACCGTCAAAGAAATTGAAGGTAAAATTGCCCTTGTTTTGGAAAATGGAGCCAATAAAGAAGAAATCCGTTTGCCTGTGCCTCCCTTACAATTTGCCAAACAACTGTTCACTATGATTCAAGGAGCGGTAGCGATGAGCACTATTACTCAGGACCGAAAATATTTGGTCAACACCATCACCTACTTGGAGTATTTGGTGAAGCAGGAGCTGAAGAAAAAAGCTAACTTAGATTTTTAA
- the glyA gene encoding serine hydroxymethyltransferase, whose product MQRDHKIFELIAQEKDRQLEGIELIASENFVSPQVMEAAGSVLTNKYAEGYPGKRYYGGCEVVDQVEQLAIDRAKELFGAVYANVQPHSGSQANASVYHACLNPGDTILGFDLSHGGHLTHGSPVNFSGKLYNPVFYGVDEETGLLNYDKIQEIADKEKPKLIIAGASAYSRDMDFKRFREIADSVGALLLADISHPAGLIAKGILNDPIPHCHIVTTTTHKTLRGPRGGLILMGENFENPFGIKLKNGNLRKMSGLLDLAVFPGNQGGPLEHIIAAKAIAFGEALTDEYLHYMVQVKKNAAAMAKAFMDKDYKVISGGTDNHMMLIDLRNKNISGKEAEQVLVKADITANKNMVPFDDKSPFITSGVRFGTSAITTRGLKEEDMETIVGFIDEIITDAENEKKIAGIKQKVNDLMKSRPLFSV is encoded by the coding sequence ATGCAACGAGACCACAAGATTTTTGAACTGATAGCGCAAGAGAAGGACAGACAGTTGGAAGGTATTGAACTGATAGCTTCTGAAAACTTTGTAAGTCCACAGGTAATGGAAGCCGCTGGCTCCGTACTTACGAACAAATATGCCGAAGGATACCCTGGGAAGCGCTATTATGGTGGTTGTGAAGTGGTGGACCAAGTAGAGCAATTGGCCATTGACCGCGCCAAGGAATTGTTCGGGGCTGTTTATGCCAACGTTCAGCCGCACTCGGGTTCACAGGCCAATGCATCGGTTTATCATGCCTGCCTAAACCCGGGAGATACCATTTTAGGTTTTGATTTGTCGCACGGAGGTCACCTTACCCATGGTTCCCCTGTCAATTTTTCCGGAAAATTATACAACCCTGTTTTTTATGGCGTGGACGAGGAAACGGGTTTGTTGAACTATGATAAAATTCAAGAGATTGCAGATAAGGAAAAGCCCAAATTGATTATTGCTGGGGCATCCGCTTATTCCAGGGATATGGATTTTAAGCGTTTCCGAGAAATTGCGGATAGTGTTGGGGCTTTGCTTTTGGCCGATATTTCACACCCTGCCGGATTGATTGCCAAGGGAATCTTGAACGACCCCATTCCACATTGCCATATTGTTACCACCACTACGCACAAAACCTTGCGTGGCCCCCGTGGAGGCCTAATTTTAATGGGCGAGAACTTCGAAAATCCGTTTGGTATCAAACTAAAGAACGGAAACCTAAGAAAAATGTCCGGTTTGTTGGATTTGGCGGTATTCCCAGGAAACCAAGGCGGACCTTTGGAACATATTATAGCCGCGAAAGCCATTGCTTTTGGAGAAGCACTTACCGATGAATATTTACACTATATGGTTCAGGTTAAGAAAAATGCCGCTGCCATGGCCAAAGCCTTTATGGACAAGGATTACAAAGTAATTTCCGGTGGAACGGACAATCACATGATGTTGATTGACCTTAGAAACAAGAATATTTCGGGCAAGGAAGCCGAACAAGTGTTGGTCAAGGCAGATATTACGGCCAACAAAAACATGGTTCCGTTTGATGATAAATCGCCGTTTATAACATCTGGAGTGCGTTTTGGCACATCCGCTATCACTACTAGAGGCCTCAAGGAAGAAGATATGGAGACCATTGTTGGGTTTATCGATGAAATTATCACCGATGCCGAAAACGAGAAAAAAATAGCTGGTATAAAACAAAAGGTCAACGATTTAATGAAATCGCGACCTTTGTTCAGTGTTTAG
- a CDS encoding acyl-CoA thioesterase — MIDNNSNSYATLELPVQWSDMDAAQHVNNTVYLRWIESARIQMFRKMQEGKLEFGKVIPILAWQDCKYIFPVTFPDQVVITLDVIELLEDRVLCEGKIHSKKHERIVAISKTLLVAFDREESKKQQLPQKWRKSFTDFYGDSILK; from the coding sequence ATGATAGATAATAATTCCAATAGCTATGCGACACTTGAACTTCCTGTACAATGGAGTGACATGGATGCTGCACAACACGTAAACAATACGGTATATCTACGGTGGATAGAATCCGCACGCATACAGATGTTTCGAAAAATGCAGGAAGGTAAGTTAGAGTTTGGGAAAGTTATCCCAATCCTGGCTTGGCAAGACTGTAAATATATTTTTCCGGTTACCTTTCCCGATCAGGTTGTTATTACTTTAGACGTAATAGAATTGCTGGAAGATAGGGTTCTTTGCGAGGGGAAAATCCATAGCAAAAAGCATGAGCGAATTGTAGCCATATCCAAAACGTTGTTAGTTGCTTTTGATAGAGAAGAATCAAAAAAACAACAATTGCCTCAAAAATGGAGAAAATCGTTCACTGACTTTTATGGAGACTCTATTTTGAAATAA
- the ytxJ gene encoding bacillithiol system redox-active protein YtxJ — protein MGIFDSVFGKKDKTVKEKKELPWIQLESMDQLEAIAENSKSKTQVIYKHSSTCGISRMVLNMFTEGYDTDLDIDLYFLTIQHHRDVSNAIEDKFGVRHESPQLLVLKNGEVVFHTSHGAIADTDFTQYL, from the coding sequence ATGGGAATATTTGACAGTGTCTTCGGGAAGAAGGATAAAACCGTAAAGGAAAAGAAGGAATTGCCATGGATTCAATTGGAATCTATGGATCAGTTGGAAGCGATTGCGGAAAACTCAAAAAGTAAAACGCAAGTGATTTACAAACACTCCAGTACGTGCGGCATCAGCAGAATGGTGTTGAATATGTTTACGGAGGGATATGACACAGACTTGGATATTGACCTTTATTTTTTGACGATTCAGCATCACAGGGATGTATCCAATGCAATCGAAGATAAGTTTGGTGTTCGGCACGAGTCTCCCCAATTATTGGTGTTAAAAAATGGCGAGGTTGTTTTTCACACTTCGCACGGTGCCATTGCGGATACGGATTTTACACAGTACCTATAA
- a CDS encoding dipeptidase — translation MFVFDAHLDLAMNALEWNRDLTLPVSEIREREQGMIDKPDRGKNTVSLPAMREGNIGLCMATQIARFVKKGSPIPGWNSQHQAWAQTQGQLAWYKTMEKAGEMVQIKDKEGLEKHLKLWNSDEPKKPIGYILSLEGADSIVDLSYLEQSYESGLRAIGPAHYGPGIYAHGTDSVGGIGQKGRELLKKVEELNLILDATHLCDKSFWETMDVYNGPVWASHNNCRALVDHNRQFSDEQIKELIHRKAVIGVALDAWMMVPNWIRGKSTPKEMNVTLEIAVDNIDHICQLAGNTNHVGIGTDLDGAFGKEQSPWDLETIADLQKIPNLLRKRGYSNSDIEKIMNQNFINFLRKVWS, via the coding sequence ATGTTCGTATTTGATGCGCATCTAGACCTTGCCATGAATGCCTTGGAATGGAACCGCGACCTTACCCTGCCCGTTTCGGAAATAAGGGAACGTGAACAAGGAATGATCGATAAACCCGACCGTGGCAAGAACACCGTTTCCCTTCCGGCTATGCGAGAAGGCAATATAGGCCTTTGCATGGCCACACAAATTGCTCGTTTCGTAAAAAAAGGAAGTCCAATCCCTGGTTGGAATTCACAGCATCAAGCTTGGGCACAGACCCAAGGGCAATTGGCGTGGTACAAAACCATGGAAAAGGCCGGTGAGATGGTTCAAATCAAGGACAAGGAAGGTTTGGAGAAACATCTCAAACTTTGGAACAGCGATGAACCCAAAAAGCCCATTGGATACATTTTAAGTTTAGAAGGTGCCGATTCCATTGTGGACTTGAGCTACTTGGAACAATCTTACGAATCCGGGCTCAGGGCTATTGGTCCCGCTCATTATGGGCCGGGAATTTACGCCCATGGAACGGATTCCGTTGGCGGCATTGGGCAAAAGGGTCGTGAGTTGCTCAAAAAAGTGGAGGAACTCAACCTAATTTTGGATGCCACCCACTTATGCGATAAGAGCTTTTGGGAAACTATGGATGTGTACAACGGTCCCGTTTGGGCGAGCCACAACAATTGCAGAGCATTGGTGGACCACAACCGCCAGTTTTCCGATGAGCAAATCAAGGAACTTATCCACAGAAAGGCTGTAATCGGTGTTGCTTTGGATGCCTGGATGATGGTTCCCAATTGGATTCGGGGAAAATCAACCCCAAAAGAAATGAATGTAACCCTGGAGATTGCGGTGGACAATATTGACCATATCTGTCAATTGGCAGGCAACACCAATCACGTTGGTATTGGAACCGATTTGGACGGTGCTTTTGGGAAAGAACAGAGTCCATGGGATTTGGAAACTATCGCAGACCTTCAAAAAATTCCAAATCTTTTGAGAAAAAGAGGCTATAGTAATTCGGATATTGAGAAAATCATGAATCAAAATTTCATCAATTTTTTAAGAAAAGTTTGGTCCTAA
- the clpB gene encoding ATP-dependent chaperone ClpB: protein MNFNNFTIKSQEAIQRAQQLAQEFGHQQIENEHLFKAIAEVDENVLPFILKKLNVNTNLINQILDKELQSFSKVTGGDIMLSREAGKTVNEANIIAKSLGDEYVSVEHLLLAIFKSKSKIAQILKDQGVTEKDLKAAIQELRKGGKVTSQSAEETYNSLDKYANNLNQMADSGKLDPVIGRDEEIRRVLQILSRRTKNNPMLVGEPGVGKTAIAEGLAHRIIQGDIPENLKDKVIYSLDMGALIAGAKYKGEFEERLKAVIKEVTSSDGNIVLFIDEIHTLVGAGGGQGAMDAANILKPALARGELRAIGATTLDEYQKYFEKDKALERRFQKVIVDEPDTESAISILRGIKEKYEAHHKVRIKDDAVIGAVELSQRYITNRFLPDKAIDLMDEAASKLRMEINSKPEELDVLDRKIMQLEIELEAIKRENDTSKLKTLNLDLANLKEERNEIFAKWESEKTVVDNIQKTKEDIENYKVEAERAERNGDYGKVAELRYGKIKESQERLEKLQDELAEQQTAGTLIKEEVTYEDIAEVVAKWTGIPVNKMMQSEREKLLQLEDVLHKRVVGQDEAIIAVSDAIRRSRAGLQDAKKPIGSFLFLGTTGVGKTELAKTLAAYLFDDENSITRIDMSEYQERHSVSRLVGAPPGYVGYDEGGQLTEAVRRKPYSVILLDEIEKAHPDTFNILLQVLDEGRLTDNKGRVADFKNSIIIMTSNMGSHIIQEKFEDAVDLESASESARIEVLGLLRKTIRPEFLNRIDDIIMFTPLSKSDIKDIVGLQLDNLKKMLTKQNITLDATEEAIDYLATKGFDPQYGARPVKRLIQKEVLNNLSKELLSGKITADSIVLLDSFDDQLVFRNQDELVE from the coding sequence ATGAACTTTAATAATTTTACAATAAAATCACAAGAAGCCATTCAAAGGGCCCAGCAATTGGCCCAAGAATTTGGGCATCAACAAATCGAAAACGAACATTTGTTCAAGGCCATTGCCGAGGTCGATGAAAACGTGCTCCCCTTCATTTTGAAAAAACTGAATGTCAACACCAACCTCATCAATCAAATATTGGACAAGGAACTCCAAAGCTTTTCAAAAGTAACAGGAGGAGACATTATGCTTTCCAGAGAGGCTGGAAAAACGGTGAACGAAGCCAATATCATCGCCAAAAGCCTTGGGGATGAATACGTTTCCGTTGAGCACTTGTTATTGGCCATTTTCAAGTCCAAAAGTAAAATCGCTCAAATACTAAAAGATCAGGGCGTAACCGAAAAAGATTTGAAAGCAGCCATTCAAGAACTGCGCAAAGGGGGCAAAGTCACTTCGCAAAGTGCCGAGGAAACCTATAACTCGCTGGACAAATACGCAAACAACCTCAACCAAATGGCCGATAGCGGTAAATTGGATCCTGTAATCGGTAGGGACGAGGAAATCCGTAGGGTTTTGCAGATTTTGTCCAGACGTACCAAGAACAACCCGATGCTTGTGGGTGAACCCGGAGTGGGTAAAACCGCCATTGCCGAAGGTTTGGCACACCGAATCATTCAAGGAGACATACCCGAAAACCTTAAGGACAAGGTCATCTATTCTTTGGATATGGGAGCGCTCATTGCTGGAGCCAAATACAAAGGTGAGTTTGAGGAGCGTTTAAAAGCTGTGATCAAAGAGGTAACTTCATCAGACGGGAACATTGTGCTCTTTATTGATGAAATCCACACTTTGGTAGGTGCAGGTGGCGGACAAGGCGCCATGGATGCCGCAAACATCCTAAAACCTGCCTTGGCCCGTGGTGAACTTAGAGCTATCGGAGCAACTACATTGGACGAGTACCAAAAGTATTTCGAAAAAGACAAGGCCTTGGAGCGTAGGTTCCAAAAGGTCATAGTGGACGAACCCGATACCGAGAGCGCCATTTCCATCCTAAGGGGTATTAAGGAAAAATATGAGGCACACCATAAGGTTCGCATTAAGGATGATGCCGTAATTGGGGCCGTAGAGCTATCCCAACGCTACATCACCAACAGATTTTTGCCCGATAAAGCCATTGACCTTATGGACGAAGCAGCTTCCAAACTTCGAATGGAAATCAACTCCAAACCTGAAGAATTGGATGTACTCGACCGTAAAATAATGCAGTTGGAGATTGAATTGGAGGCCATCAAAAGGGAAAACGACACTTCCAAGTTGAAAACGTTGAATTTGGATTTGGCCAACCTTAAAGAAGAACGAAATGAAATCTTTGCCAAATGGGAAAGTGAGAAAACCGTGGTGGACAACATCCAAAAAACCAAAGAGGATATTGAAAACTACAAAGTAGAAGCCGAACGTGCCGAACGAAACGGGGATTACGGAAAGGTAGCGGAATTGCGCTACGGTAAAATAAAAGAGTCCCAAGAAAGATTGGAAAAACTGCAAGATGAACTTGCTGAACAGCAAACCGCGGGCACTTTGATAAAAGAAGAAGTGACCTATGAGGATATTGCCGAGGTTGTGGCCAAATGGACAGGAATTCCCGTGAACAAGATGATGCAGAGTGAACGCGAAAAATTATTGCAACTGGAAGACGTGCTGCACAAACGCGTGGTAGGCCAAGATGAGGCCATAATCGCCGTTTCCGATGCTATCCGAAGGAGTAGAGCGGGCTTGCAGGACGCCAAGAAACCTATCGGTTCGTTCCTGTTCCTAGGTACTACAGGAGTTGGTAAAACCGAGTTGGCCAAAACCTTGGCCGCCTATCTGTTCGATGATGAAAATTCCATCACACGGATAGATATGAGCGAATACCAAGAACGTCACTCCGTGAGCCGTTTGGTAGGTGCGCCTCCAGGATATGTGGGTTATGATGAAGGCGGACAGTTGACCGAAGCGGTGCGTAGGAAGCCCTATTCTGTCATCTTGTTGGATGAGATTGAAAAAGCACATCCGGATACCTTCAACATTCTATTGCAAGTGTTGGACGAAGGTAGGCTGACCGACAACAAAGGTCGTGTGGCGGATTTCAAAAACTCCATCATTATTATGACCAGTAATATGGGCAGCCACATTATTCAAGAGAAGTTTGAAGATGCCGTAGACTTGGAAAGCGCTTCGGAGTCAGCACGGATAGAAGTTTTGGGATTGCTGCGTAAGACCATCAGACCCGAATTCTTGAACCGTATTGACGATATCATTATGTTTACTCCGTTGAGCAAATCGGACATCAAAGATATTGTAGGACTTCAATTGGACAACTTAAAGAAAATGTTGACCAAGCAAAACATCACCTTGGATGCCACCGAAGAGGCAATAGACTATTTGGCAACAAAAGGTTTTGATCCACAATATGGTGCCCGACCTGTAAAAAGATTAATTCAGAAAGAGGTTTTGAACAACCTTTCCAAAGAGTTGCTCTCAGGAAAAATAACTGCTGATAGCATCGTACTCTTAGACTCTTTTGATGATCAATTGGTATTTAGAAATCAAGATGAACTTGTAGAGTAA
- a CDS encoding gluconate:H+ symporter, whose amino-acid sequence MPLIIAVLGIFLLFLLIAKFKLNAFLSFIIVCLFVGIFQGMELESLVNSIQRGIGNTLGFLVLILGLGAMLGKLVADSGAAQQITTQLVAKFGVKHVQWAMVVTGFIVGIPMFYSVGFVILIPLVFTIAFSTGLPLLYVGLPMLTSLSVTHGYLPPHPAPTAIAAMFNADIGKTLLYGLIVAVPAIIVAGPLFARTIKNIEAKPLKEFYNAEPIPEEELPSTAVSILTALSPIIFIGIGIAAEQFLEEGLLQNILVFIGNPVIALLLSVLIAIYSLGLAKGKEMGDLMNSLSTSVSSITMILLIIAGAGALKEVLIDSQVSDYIANSLKGSSVSPLVLAWLIATAIRVSVGSATVAGLTAAGIVLPLASGTGTSPELMVLAIGSGSLMLSHVNDTGFWMFKEYFNLSVKETLSTWTVMETLVGIMGLLGVLAINSII is encoded by the coding sequence ATGCCACTAATCATTGCCGTTCTAGGTATTTTTCTGCTTTTCTTACTCATCGCAAAATTTAAACTCAACGCCTTCCTATCCTTCATTATCGTATGCCTCTTTGTAGGTATTTTTCAAGGAATGGAACTGGAAAGTTTAGTGAACTCCATTCAACGAGGTATCGGGAATACCTTAGGTTTTCTGGTTCTAATTCTGGGACTGGGTGCTATGTTGGGGAAATTGGTCGCCGATAGTGGCGCCGCACAACAAATCACCACCCAACTTGTAGCCAAGTTTGGAGTAAAGCACGTACAATGGGCAATGGTGGTTACGGGATTTATCGTGGGAATACCGATGTTCTATTCCGTAGGCTTCGTTATTTTAATTCCTTTGGTTTTTACCATAGCATTTTCCACGGGACTGCCCTTACTCTACGTAGGATTGCCAATGCTGACTTCTTTATCGGTCACACATGGGTACCTTCCTCCCCACCCTGCTCCTACGGCCATCGCAGCCATGTTTAATGCGGATATTGGAAAAACATTATTGTACGGACTTATCGTAGCTGTTCCCGCTATCATCGTGGCAGGTCCTTTATTTGCCCGTACCATTAAAAATATAGAAGCCAAACCCCTAAAGGAATTTTACAATGCCGAACCTATACCAGAAGAGGAACTCCCATCCACAGCAGTAAGTATTTTAACTGCGCTCTCCCCTATTATTTTTATTGGGATAGGCATCGCAGCAGAACAATTCTTGGAAGAAGGCTTGTTGCAGAACATACTAGTCTTTATTGGTAATCCAGTAATTGCTTTGCTGCTATCCGTGCTCATTGCCATCTATTCTCTGGGATTGGCCAAGGGCAAGGAAATGGGTGATTTAATGAATTCGCTTTCCACCTCGGTTTCCAGTATTACGATGATTCTATTGATTATTGCAGGGGCCGGAGCTTTAAAAGAAGTTTTGATAGATAGTCAAGTGAGCGATTATATCGCCAATAGTTTAAAAGGTTCGAGTGTTTCACCATTAGTGCTTGCTTGGCTCATAGCCACCGCCATTCGTGTAAGTGTAGGGTCCGCCACCGTAGCAGGGCTCACTGCAGCGGGTATTGTACTACCTTTGGCTTCGGGCACAGGTACAAGCCCAGAATTAATGGTACTGGCCATTGGTTCCGGAAGTTTGATGCTCTCCCATGTCAACGATACAGGTTTTTGGATGTTCAAGGAATATTTTAACCTGTCCGTCAAAGAAACGCTCTCCACTTGGACCGTCATGGAAACCTTGGTTGGTATTATGGGACTCTTGGGCGTTTTGGCAATCAACAGTATAATCTAA
- a CDS encoding PorP/SprF family type IX secretion system membrane protein: MPRFLVCLFTMVICTLSWGQESALPSDFRQHSLTQFNASLFNPTYALDWNNPNSLSVWTRWQWQSIDGDPTSIFANYTHQLNTASVASVGFLQHNTGLFLYTGGNLNFAQTFELDEGVSLMAGLNTFAFQQTVADEQFVQGDEVDPVALEDLEGFKVRFSPGLRLSVNQFSVGLAFENAIGFNVSGNNRESIESFQSVTGTLSNDFPLMLSQSLGSSYVRPVLYLKSVPNGDTQFGLNGLFSTSKFWVQGGYNSFYGPSGGLGITISNAFSVGGLMEFGTDSALSEEDATIEIIASYHFGKTKSKEKVLPELNRREEEIEQQRREQEQRELEARRQLQRERDSLAEVQRINEQLELQRVKDSIASLQNQKVAVLPNERYEEVESEDGLEPGFYLIANVYGTKKYFNNFMKTLREKGLEPKSFYRSFNKYNYVYLERYNTMEEARKARDSKFFGKYEDKTWIFRVKGN, from the coding sequence ATGCCAAGGTTTCTGGTTTGTTTGTTTACAATGGTAATTTGCACCCTAAGTTGGGGGCAGGAATCTGCGTTGCCATCAGATTTTAGGCAACATTCTTTGACGCAATTCAATGCCAGTTTGTTCAATCCAACTTATGCGCTGGATTGGAACAACCCCAATTCCCTTTCCGTTTGGACCCGTTGGCAATGGCAAAGTATAGATGGTGACCCAACATCCATTTTTGCCAATTACACGCATCAATTAAATACAGCTTCGGTTGCCTCGGTCGGCTTTTTGCAACACAATACAGGGTTATTTCTCTACACGGGAGGTAATTTGAATTTTGCCCAGACTTTTGAATTGGATGAGGGGGTGAGCTTAATGGCAGGACTCAATACATTTGCTTTTCAACAGACCGTTGCGGATGAACAATTTGTTCAAGGAGATGAGGTAGACCCCGTAGCTTTGGAAGATTTGGAAGGTTTTAAAGTTCGATTTTCACCTGGATTACGTTTGTCGGTCAACCAATTTAGTGTAGGATTGGCTTTTGAGAATGCCATTGGTTTTAACGTTTCTGGAAATAATAGAGAAAGTATAGAGAGCTTTCAAAGCGTTACTGGAACCCTTAGTAATGATTTTCCCTTAATGTTGTCCCAAAGCCTCGGTAGCAGCTACGTTCGTCCTGTGCTTTACCTTAAATCAGTTCCCAACGGTGATACCCAATTTGGGTTGAACGGATTGTTCTCGACGTCAAAGTTTTGGGTTCAAGGCGGATATAATAGTTTTTATGGACCTTCTGGTGGATTGGGCATTACAATTTCCAATGCATTTTCAGTTGGTGGACTTATGGAATTTGGCACGGATAGCGCATTGAGTGAAGAAGATGCCACTATCGAAATTATTGCTTCCTATCACTTTGGGAAAACAAAATCAAAAGAAAAAGTACTGCCCGAGCTAAATCGAAGGGAAGAAGAAATCGAACAACAGCGCAGGGAGCAAGAACAAAGAGAACTCGAAGCAAGAAGACAATTGCAACGTGAAAGGGATTCTTTGGCCGAAGTACAGCGAATTAACGAACAACTGGAATTACAACGCGTAAAAGACAGTATCGCTAGCCTACAGAACCAAAAAGTAGCCGTGCTACCCAACGAAAGATATGAAGAGGTAGAAAGCGAGGACGGTCTAGAGCCCGGTTTCTATTTGATTGCCAATGTGTACGGAACTAAAAAGTACTTCAATAATTTTATGAAGACCCTCAGAGAAAAAGGACTGGAACCAAAGTCTTTTTACAGGAGCTTCAATAAATACAATTACGTGTATTTGGAGCGCTACAACACCATGGAAGAGGCAAGAAAGGCCCGGGATAGTAAGTTTTTTGGAAAATACGAGGATAAAACTTGGATATTCCGTGTGAAGGGAAATTGA
- a CDS encoding RidA family protein, whose amino-acid sequence MEKSPSQRLEALNLQLPPAPPPAGVYRPVLVVGNFLYVSGQGPVNLDGSLMTGRAGDDLDEEQAKLAARQVGLTMLSTITTHFGSLDKIKRMVKVLGMVNCTPDFGKHPYVINGFSELMADVFGQENGIGARSAVGMMLPNNIAVEIEAIFELHP is encoded by the coding sequence ATGGAAAAATCACCATCGCAACGTTTGGAGGCGTTAAACCTCCAATTACCTCCTGCCCCACCACCTGCAGGAGTTTATCGACCTGTTTTAGTGGTAGGCAACTTTTTATATGTGTCAGGTCAAGGCCCTGTTAATCTCGATGGCTCTCTGATGACCGGTAGAGCCGGCGATGACCTCGATGAAGAACAGGCAAAATTGGCAGCCAGACAAGTCGGTTTGACCATGTTGTCCACCATTACCACTCACTTTGGCAGTTTGGACAAAATCAAAAGAATGGTGAAAGTATTGGGAATGGTAAATTGCACTCCAGATTTTGGCAAGCACCCCTATGTGATCAATGGTTTTAGTGAATTAATGGCGGATGTCTTTGGACAAGAAAACGGTATCGGGGCACGGAGTGCCGTAGGTATGATGCTCCCCAACAATATTGCCGTAGAAATTGAAGCTATTTTTGAACTTCACCCATAA
- a CDS encoding SixA phosphatase family protein — MRTIKPLIALAIILVGCIGCKKDTKIGEDPVISTFYFIRHAEKDRTDPENPDPELNQNGLDRAIRWAEVFDPIPLDMVYSTNYERTQMTAAPTSIKKDIDIKYYDPNALDIEEFKLANEGKNVLVVGHSNTTPMLVNKIISLEKYDQMDDTDNSSLFIVRIIDGVPTDIRLKMD; from the coding sequence ATGCGAACCATCAAACCTCTAATCGCCCTTGCAATTATACTCGTTGGATGTATTGGCTGCAAAAAAGATACGAAAATTGGGGAAGACCCCGTTATTTCCACCTTCTATTTTATTCGCCATGCCGAAAAAGACAGAACCGACCCAGAAAATCCAGACCCGGAACTTAACCAAAATGGATTGGACAGGGCAATTCGATGGGCAGAGGTGTTCGACCCCATTCCTTTGGATATGGTTTATTCCACGAATTATGAGCGCACTCAAATGACAGCTGCCCCAACATCTATAAAAAAAGACATCGACATAAAATATTATGATCCAAACGCTTTGGATATTGAAGAGTTTAAACTTGCAAACGAGGGTAAAAATGTGCTAGTGGTAGGCCATAGCAACACAACCCCCATGCTCGTAAACAAAATAATAAGCTTAGAAAAATACGACCAGATGGACGATACGGATAACAGCAGCCTCTTTATTGTTCGGATTATTGATGGAGTGCCCACTGATATCCGTCTAAAAATGGACTAG